The Pseudanabaena sp. FACHB-2040 genomic sequence AATATAAATGCTCCAGGCACCCCAGAGTTAACTGCTGCTGTTGTAATCCGAAGTGCTGCCCCATTATCTGAATAGCTATCACCAAAAGCATAAATACGAGAAATAGAGTTGAAAGAAGCAGCATAAGCATTATTAACACTTACACACAAAAAAGCCGCACTACTTACTGTGGCAGTAACAAATGTCTTGAAAATTGTATTTTTCAGCATAGATCAATGCATTTCCGAATATCTAAGCGGAAGATAAAACATAAATAATTCTCTCCAAAAGAAACCGTAAGCTCTTGCCGAATGATTTTAATCAGCTTGTAAACGGCTGGACTTCTAGGACATTGATAATCCCCATACATCACTAATACCACGGCGGCACTTAGCACACCTTGACTGTGATCTTGGGTTGAAGCTGGCACAACTAAAGAACTGGAACCGACATTCCGCAGGTTGACATTTTATTTCCGAGGTGTATCAACTTTGCGTCGCTTAGAAGCCTTGAAATAAGCGGATCTGGACTTTGGGCCAAGGCGGTTCAAAATGTTGCGCAATTTTAAGTTGGTCCACTGGCTTGGGAAACAGGCTGATGCTGGAACTGCCTCTATATAAGGGTTTCAGAAGTACATCTGCGCGTTGCACAGGTAAAACTGCTCGTCAACCTGCGGAATGTCGGCTGGAACTATGGTCGTCGATCATCTTTTTATATCTGTATCAAGCATGGAACCTTGTGATTCACTTGCTCAATCCACATGAATTCAATATAAGTAATTGGCTTTTAATTGTCATCTACAGTGAGTTAACATTTTTAAGCTGTAATTTGGTGGAGCAGCCGCTCCTTCTTAAGATAGAAGGTAGGCTCTAACTTAAGTTAGAATCCGAACTTGATCGAAAGTACATCCTACAAACTGACAATGCCGCGCTTAACGGCAACAATCACAGCTTGGGTGCGATCGCTGACATCTAGCTTATTCAAAATCCGATTGACATGGGATTTAACAGTGCCTTCACCGATACTCAAAGCAGTCGCAATATCGGCATTGCTCATTCCCTGTGCAAGTGAGCGGAGTACCGCCAGTTCTCGTTCACTCAGTTCTGGATTGCTGAGCCGTTGTACCAACTTTGCTCCTACATCGGGCGGAATATACTGCTGACCCCGATGAACGGTACGAATAGCATTCAGAAGCTCGTCAGGTTCAGTTTCTTTCAACAGGTATCCTTTTGCGCCTGCCTGCAAGCCCCGGTAAATATCTTCGTCACTATCATACGTTGTCAGTACAATAATCCGAGCCGATTTAGCAGCAGCACAAATTGCACCGATGGCGGCAACTCC encodes the following:
- a CDS encoding response regulator transcription factor; this encodes MSQATTIRILIADDHAIFRQGLATIINRDPDMSVIAQAENGEQAIALFGEHQPDITLMDLCMPEVEGVAAIGAICAAAKSARIIVLTTYDSDEDIYRGLQAGAKGYLLKETEPDELLNAIRTVHRGQQYIPPDVGAKLVQRLSNPELSERELAVLRSLAQGMSNADIATALSIGEGTVKSHVNRILNKLDVSDRTQAVIVAVKRGIVSL